A window of Sulfobacillus thermosulfidooxidans contains these coding sequences:
- a CDS encoding valine--tRNA ligase: MVELSAQYSPHEVEKKWYSFWKEHGYFKPNMNPEAPTFSIVMPPPNVTGILHVGHALNNTWQDILIRFHRMLGDNTLWLPGTDHAGIHTQMKVEELLRSQNIDRRSIGREAFIQEVWQWKEKYGGEILRQVEKLGASVDWDRLRFTMDEGLSKAVTEVFVRLYEEGLIYRGNYITNWCVSCRTALSDIEVEHDDEKGTLTFIRYPLVDEPGDIVVATTRPETMLGDTAIAVHPDDARWQHLVGHQVKVPLIGRIIPIIADTYVDPEYGTGAVKVTPAHDPNDFQMGERHQLPQIAVIDEDGHMTEAAGPYQGLDRYEARQRIIKDLGEVGAIEKQEDLIHSVGHCEKCGTVIEPLLSLQWFVKIKPLAEPALNAVRMGAIKFVPERFEKIYTNWMENIRDWCISRQIWWGHRIPAYYCDRCNHVMVAREAPDHCDVCGGPVHQDEDVLDTWFSSALWPFSTLGWPEKTEDLKTFYPTSVLSTAYDIIFFWVSRMIMQGIHFTGQKPFTTVLLHGLVRDSQGRKMSKSLGNGVDPMDVIERYGADALRMALVLSSAPGNDQRYSDERVQAASHFANKIYNAIRYVRMNLPENFVLKPLNPHHVEDVWIVQQLNQTIEKMTAWLHEFEFGQAARAIYDFLWDDYCDWYIELSKIRLREYPAEADDVLSTLIYVAEQSLKLLHPFMPFVTEELWQSIPHQGESIMIAPWPKVTALPGYEQALATMERVKSLIRAGRNLRAEVNLPPGQRVQFFAVADNASVLGDWRQEEVAIRELLRAQDIAWHVKSEKVSKPHHALTGVALGGSLSLLLEGVVDLEKEAARVKKMMDQTQAELERIERQLNDQKFLERAPEQVVAKAKAQREELVSRITRLKERWEDLQ; the protein is encoded by the coding sequence GTGGTTGAGCTCAGTGCTCAATATTCACCGCATGAAGTAGAAAAAAAGTGGTACAGCTTTTGGAAAGAGCACGGATATTTTAAACCGAATATGAATCCCGAAGCTCCTACCTTTAGCATTGTCATGCCACCTCCCAATGTGACGGGGATTTTGCACGTTGGACATGCCTTGAACAACACCTGGCAAGATATTCTGATTCGCTTTCACCGGATGCTAGGGGACAATACGTTATGGCTGCCAGGAACAGACCACGCGGGAATCCACACCCAAATGAAGGTCGAAGAATTATTGCGGAGTCAGAATATTGACCGGCGCAGTATTGGACGGGAAGCCTTCATTCAAGAGGTTTGGCAATGGAAAGAGAAGTACGGCGGAGAGATTCTCCGGCAGGTAGAAAAATTGGGGGCTTCGGTGGATTGGGACCGACTACGATTTACGATGGATGAGGGTCTTTCCAAGGCGGTTACCGAAGTATTTGTCCGTCTCTATGAAGAAGGACTTATTTATCGCGGTAATTATATAACCAATTGGTGTGTTTCATGCCGCACAGCGTTATCAGACATTGAAGTCGAACACGACGATGAAAAAGGGACCTTAACGTTTATACGTTATCCGTTGGTCGATGAACCAGGAGACATTGTGGTCGCGACCACCCGGCCCGAAACCATGCTTGGAGATACGGCGATTGCGGTCCATCCGGATGATGCACGCTGGCAACATTTGGTGGGGCATCAGGTCAAGGTGCCTTTAATCGGCCGCATTATCCCTATTATCGCCGATACCTATGTGGATCCTGAATACGGAACGGGAGCGGTCAAAGTCACCCCGGCTCATGATCCCAATGACTTTCAAATGGGTGAGCGTCATCAGCTGCCGCAAATCGCTGTGATTGACGAGGATGGGCACATGACCGAGGCAGCTGGCCCTTATCAGGGGTTGGACCGGTATGAAGCGCGTCAGCGTATTATTAAAGATCTCGGCGAAGTGGGCGCGATCGAGAAACAAGAAGATCTCATTCATTCGGTAGGACATTGCGAGAAATGCGGAACAGTTATTGAACCCCTCTTGTCTTTGCAATGGTTCGTGAAGATTAAACCGCTAGCCGAACCCGCCTTGAATGCTGTGCGCATGGGGGCCATTAAATTTGTGCCGGAGCGGTTTGAGAAAATCTATACGAACTGGATGGAAAATATCCGCGATTGGTGTATTTCCCGGCAAATATGGTGGGGACACCGCATTCCTGCATATTATTGTGATCGTTGTAATCACGTGATGGTGGCTCGAGAGGCTCCCGATCATTGTGATGTGTGTGGTGGTCCCGTGCACCAAGACGAAGATGTATTAGACACGTGGTTTTCTTCGGCGTTATGGCCATTTTCGACGTTAGGGTGGCCCGAGAAGACGGAGGATTTGAAAACCTTTTACCCGACATCTGTCTTGTCCACGGCGTATGACATCATCTTTTTCTGGGTCTCACGGATGATCATGCAAGGGATCCATTTTACTGGTCAAAAACCGTTTACTACCGTGTTGCTGCATGGCTTGGTACGAGATAGCCAAGGGCGTAAGATGAGTAAATCGTTGGGCAATGGTGTTGATCCCATGGACGTTATTGAACGCTATGGAGCAGATGCGCTGCGGATGGCATTAGTGCTCAGTTCAGCCCCTGGCAATGATCAGCGCTACAGTGATGAACGCGTGCAAGCAGCGAGTCATTTTGCGAATAAGATCTATAATGCGATTCGGTATGTGCGCATGAATTTGCCAGAGAATTTTGTGCTCAAACCTCTTAATCCCCACCACGTCGAAGATGTATGGATTGTCCAGCAACTGAATCAAACCATAGAGAAAATGACGGCTTGGTTGCATGAATTCGAATTTGGGCAAGCCGCACGGGCTATTTATGATTTTCTCTGGGATGATTATTGCGACTGGTACATTGAGTTAAGCAAAATTCGTCTCCGTGAATATCCGGCGGAAGCTGACGACGTCTTAAGCACACTAATTTATGTTGCGGAACAATCGCTAAAACTGCTGCATCCCTTCATGCCCTTTGTTACAGAGGAGTTGTGGCAATCCATTCCACATCAGGGCGAGAGTATCATGATTGCTCCTTGGCCCAAGGTGACGGCACTACCGGGCTACGAGCAGGCTTTAGCGACAATGGAGCGGGTGAAGAGTCTCATCCGTGCCGGACGCAATCTGCGGGCCGAGGTCAATCTCCCTCCGGGACAACGGGTGCAATTTTTTGCGGTAGCGGATAACGCATCAGTTCTTGGCGATTGGCGGCAGGAAGAGGTGGCAATTCGGGAGTTGTTACGAGCCCAGGATATTGCCTGGCATGTAAAAAGTGAGAAGGTTTCCAAACCGCACCATGCCCTAACCGGGGTAGCTTTGGGAGGAAGTCTCTCATTATTGTTGGAAGGGGTCGTTGATTTAGAAAAGGAAGCGGCTCGAGTCAAAAAAATGATGGATCAAACACAAGCAGAATTAGAGCGTATCGAGCGGCAACTGAACGATCAGAAATTCCTCGAACGCGCCCCCGAACAAGTCGTGGCTAAAGCCAAGGCGCAACGCGAAGAACTCGTATCGCGAATTACCCGTCTCAAAGAGCGCTGGGAGGATTTACAGTGA
- a CDS encoding co-chaperone GroES, with translation MQVKPLGDRVLVKLVEEQERTQSGIYIPDTAKDKPQTGLIVAVGDGEDIKVKEGQRVLFAKFAGTEIKIGNEEHLILSTDDILAVVED, from the coding sequence ATGCAGGTCAAGCCGTTAGGGGACCGCGTTCTGGTAAAACTGGTGGAGGAACAGGAACGGACTCAGAGTGGTATTTACATACCCGATACTGCCAAAGATAAACCCCAGACCGGTCTTATCGTAGCAGTCGGCGATGGTGAAGACATTAAGGTAAAGGAAGGCCAGCGGGTCTTATTTGCCAAATTTGCCGGCACCGAAATCAAGATTGGCAATGAGGAACACCTCATTCTGTCGACTGACGATATTCTGGCTGTCGTGGAAGATTAA
- a CDS encoding GNAT family N-acetyltransferase encodes MVLDLEGRYRYIRELKDDDLAMLLLWDEDEEITELSGKKFGRANQIDLGWWRDLMTSPIRLGFAIQTEEGQLIGDVELEHITWRNGQAELRISIGDKRYWNQGYGSGAILDVLDVAYVRYGLNKIYLRVKKDNYRAIRAYEKAGFKKIAMLAASGRLEGSTELVLMESWAHQYAALKA; translated from the coding sequence ATGGTATTGGATTTGGAGGGTCGTTACCGCTATATCCGGGAATTAAAGGATGACGACCTCGCAATGTTGCTGTTATGGGATGAAGATGAAGAAATTACCGAGCTTAGCGGGAAGAAATTTGGACGGGCTAACCAGATTGATCTTGGCTGGTGGCGCGACTTAATGACGAGTCCCATTCGCCTGGGATTTGCTATTCAGACCGAAGAGGGTCAGTTGATTGGGGACGTGGAATTAGAGCATATCACCTGGCGCAATGGGCAAGCCGAGCTGAGGATTTCTATTGGCGATAAACGATATTGGAATCAAGGCTATGGCTCTGGGGCCATCTTAGATGTGTTGGATGTGGCCTATGTCCGCTATGGACTCAATAAGATTTATTTACGAGTGAAAAAAGATAATTATCGAGCAATTCGCGCCTATGAAAAAGCGGGATTTAAAAAGATCGCCATGCTAGCCGCATCAGGACGTCTAGAAGGCAGCACAGAACTGGTGCTCATGGAATCATGGGCACATCAATATGCTGCACTTAAAGCTTGA
- a CDS encoding DsrE family protein: protein MAKLLVLIVSGPKDPAKVKAGLGFSIVSQQSEQVDDVKICFFADGVEVLAPEAIQPFESLIHKVQELGIFTMACQLHAEQKHLDDVIRKEQPTIDLHYVGEDLVKALTEGYQFVSF, encoded by the coding sequence ATGGCCAAATTGTTAGTCTTGATTGTTTCCGGTCCCAAGGATCCCGCTAAAGTTAAAGCAGGATTAGGCTTTTCTATAGTGTCCCAACAAAGCGAACAAGTAGACGATGTCAAAATTTGTTTCTTTGCTGACGGTGTAGAAGTTCTTGCCCCAGAAGCCATCCAGCCATTTGAGTCCCTCATCCATAAGGTGCAAGAGTTGGGAATCTTTACAATGGCGTGTCAATTACATGCCGAGCAAAAGCATCTAGACGATGTGATTCGCAAGGAGCAACCGACTATTGATTTGCACTATGTGGGTGAAGATCTGGTCAAAGCCTTGACGGAAGGATACCAATTCGTTAGTTTTTAA
- a CDS encoding histidine phosphatase family protein: MDTFASRTFWVMRHGRPDLPRNPFFMDHDQFNRYLEAYDRAALSDVETQRLTALFQQYPVPDLVICSDLPRAQATAELFARSSPIIVDPTFREIPVWLPDSSTRFLKSRWPEEFWWSYLRLNWFRDQGPEGKTRSRQRAQEAITRLLAYQEGHQRIALVSHAGFLSLLITMLHQQHRIKGPLLPSIRFGRPTRYTWIKS; encoded by the coding sequence ATGGACACTTTTGCGTCACGCACCTTTTGGGTTATGCGGCATGGTCGCCCTGACTTACCCCGTAACCCATTTTTCATGGATCACGACCAGTTTAACCGATATTTAGAAGCCTATGACCGGGCCGCCTTAAGTGACGTTGAAACACAGCGATTAACCGCATTATTTCAACAATATCCGGTTCCCGATTTGGTTATCTGTTCGGATTTGCCAAGAGCTCAAGCCACCGCCGAGCTCTTTGCTCGGTCATCCCCTATCATTGTCGACCCAACATTTCGGGAAATTCCCGTCTGGCTTCCCGATTCGTCTACAAGATTTCTCAAGAGCCGTTGGCCCGAAGAATTTTGGTGGAGTTATTTGCGTCTAAATTGGTTTCGGGATCAGGGCCCCGAAGGTAAAACGCGTTCTCGTCAACGGGCTCAGGAAGCCATCACACGCTTGCTGGCGTATCAAGAAGGACACCAACGCATCGCGCTGGTGTCCCATGCTGGATTTCTGTCCTTACTGATTACCATGCTGCATCAGCAGCACCGGATTAAAGGCCCGCTTCTCCCGTCCATTCGTTTTGGCCGGCCAACCAGGTATACATGGATTAAATCGTAA
- the yihA gene encoding ribosome biogenesis GTP-binding protein YihA/YsxC, which translates to MPPKSNRLVASCLTIAEMPKDGLIELAFLGRSNAGKSSLINALTRSKMAHVSSNPGKTQRIHFYQMANWYLVDLPGYGYAKVSKTIRDEFGQAVEEYLSSRQPLIGGILVQDIRRDPEDEERQILQWASERNLFLAVVGTKLDRLNKTEQQNRIQRLEELYHRTIYPVSNRTGEGLNKVKEAIRGLGLTI; encoded by the coding sequence TTGCCCCCCAAAAGTAATCGGCTCGTAGCGTCATGCTTGACAATAGCGGAAATGCCCAAAGACGGCTTGATCGAACTGGCTTTTTTAGGGCGGTCTAATGCGGGCAAGTCATCCTTAATCAATGCTCTCACCCGCTCTAAAATGGCGCACGTGAGTAGTAACCCGGGTAAAACCCAGCGAATCCATTTTTACCAAATGGCAAACTGGTACCTGGTGGATTTACCAGGCTATGGCTATGCGAAAGTTTCCAAGACCATCCGGGATGAATTTGGCCAAGCCGTAGAAGAGTATCTGTCATCCCGACAACCCTTAATCGGCGGAATTCTCGTGCAAGACATCCGGCGTGATCCCGAAGATGAGGAAAGACAAATATTGCAATGGGCAAGTGAGCGTAATCTGTTTTTGGCTGTGGTGGGTACTAAACTGGACCGCCTAAACAAAACGGAACAGCAAAACCGGATTCAACGGTTGGAAGAATTGTACCACCGCACCATATATCCCGTATCGAACCGGACTGGTGAAGGCCTGAACAAGGTCAAAGAGGCAATTAGGGGACTGGGTCTTACGATTTAA